A genomic window from Trueperella bialowiezensis includes:
- a CDS encoding helix-turn-helix domain-containing protein: MRRERNMTLREVPEKMGTDASAVYRFETGQHDPHLSTVRRYAIAVGAEIDTPTGENPENRANLTFFPMTKDRDDNGQLPGVAASLSVTLYADDWLLGAVSQVFLISDEARPMSRKDEDTWVQTIVDLYQERTCALLWDIASSALKSTAGMMKLLPVEVPDLTSTEINVGTVPAAERNGR, translated from the coding sequence ATCCGCAGAGAACGCAACATGACCCTGCGGGAAGTCCCAGAAAAGATGGGAACTGACGCCTCCGCCGTCTACCGCTTTGAAACAGGACAACACGATCCACACCTCTCTACAGTTCGCAGGTATGCAATCGCCGTTGGAGCTGAAATCGACACACCAACAGGAGAGAACCCCGAAAACAGAGCCAATCTCACTTTTTTCCCGATGACGAAAGACCGCGATGATAACGGGCAGCTTCCCGGTGTCGCCGCCAGTTTGTCCGTCACACTTTACGCCGATGACTGGCTCCTGGGAGCTGTATCGCAAGTCTTTCTTATCAGCGATGAAGCCCGTCCAATGTCGCGCAAAGATGAGGACACATGGGTACAAACCATCGTCGACCTCTACCAAGAACGCACCTGCGCACTACTCTGGGACATCGCCTCAAGCGCGCTCAAATCTACTGCAGGAATGATGAAACTACTTCCCGTTGAAGTTCCCGACTTAACCTCAACAGAAATTAACGTGGGGACTGTCCCGGCGGCAGAAAGAAATGGACGATGA
- a CDS encoding helix-turn-helix transcriptional regulator, with protein sequence MNNYEFTVEVDGLDVNSPDQMGKLAETPEGIYILPAIIGRSQQLSCEVSADELSNALRDVYQFVVKACPEIKLRSIVPDVVNTTEIAELLGLSRETVRKWDSNEYRNFPRPYTSVGAGTRVQAVWIWGDVFAWAQSEGYTAQLDESATPLTRAQIREADFEIQECFRKEGVQETHECASRRFRKSYSELTA encoded by the coding sequence ATGAATAACTACGAATTTACCGTCGAAGTTGACGGCCTTGACGTTAATAGCCCCGATCAGATGGGGAAGCTTGCTGAAACACCAGAGGGTATCTATATTTTGCCTGCGATTATCGGACGATCACAGCAGCTTTCGTGCGAAGTTAGTGCCGATGAACTAAGTAACGCTCTACGAGACGTCTATCAATTCGTCGTTAAGGCGTGTCCAGAAATTAAACTTCGCTCCATCGTCCCAGACGTCGTTAATACGACTGAAATTGCTGAGTTGCTTGGCCTCTCTCGTGAGACTGTTCGCAAATGGGACTCGAACGAATACCGAAACTTCCCACGGCCCTATACAAGTGTGGGCGCCGGTACCCGCGTTCAAGCAGTATGGATTTGGGGCGATGTCTTTGCATGGGCTCAAAGTGAAGGCTACACGGCGCAGCTGGACGAGTCCGCCACCCCGTTGACTAGGGCGCAAATTCGCGAGGCTGATTTCGAGATTCAAGAATGCTTCCGTAAGGAAGGTGTCCAAGAAACGCACGAGTGCGCATCCAGGAGATTCCGAAAATCTTATAGTGAGCTTACAGCTTAG
- a CDS encoding uracil-xanthine permease family protein, with the protein MAGFGWKVHGDGTTIRPGEVVLPGERMSWPITIGIGAQHVVAMFGATFLVPLLTGFEPATTLFFTGIGTILFLLITAGRLPSYLGSSFALIAPIGAVTGYVAGGGAPLDEAKAALAQGGVIAAGAALALVGLIVHFAGAHWIDRLMPPVVTGAIVSLIGFNLAPAAWGNVKAAPVTALVTVITILLVTVLFKGIIGRLSILIGVVVGYITAVIRGEVDFSAISDAAWVGAPDFRAPAFDVSLLGLFVPVVLVLVAENVGHVKSVAAMTGENLDDITGRALFADGVSTMLAGSGGGSGTTTYAENIGVMAATRVYSTAAYVVAAVIALGLSMLPKFGQLIATIPQGVLGGAATVLYGMIGMLGVRIWVQNRVDFSDPVNLNTAAVAMVVAIANYTWHWGDMVFEGIALGSFAAIIIYHSMRAISNWRGTSMEAASPASAPAGAELEPGALNREPEE; encoded by the coding sequence ATGGCGGGTTTTGGTTGGAAAGTACACGGCGACGGCACAACTATTCGCCCAGGAGAAGTAGTTCTTCCCGGAGAACGGATGTCGTGGCCAATAACAATTGGTATTGGAGCACAACACGTAGTGGCCATGTTTGGGGCCACTTTTTTAGTACCTCTACTCACCGGATTTGAACCGGCCACCACACTTTTCTTCACGGGCATCGGCACGATTCTCTTCCTACTTATTACGGCGGGGCGCCTGCCCTCCTACCTGGGCTCGTCGTTCGCACTCATCGCGCCGATCGGCGCCGTCACGGGCTACGTGGCAGGCGGCGGCGCGCCCCTCGACGAAGCTAAAGCCGCCCTCGCACAAGGCGGCGTGATTGCGGCCGGTGCTGCGCTCGCGCTCGTCGGCCTCATCGTCCACTTCGCCGGCGCCCACTGGATCGACCGGCTCATGCCCCCGGTGGTCACCGGCGCGATCGTCTCCCTCATCGGCTTCAACCTCGCGCCAGCCGCGTGGGGCAACGTCAAAGCCGCGCCAGTCACCGCGCTCGTCACCGTGATCACGATCCTGCTGGTCACCGTACTATTCAAGGGAATTATCGGCCGACTATCGATCCTCATCGGCGTGGTGGTCGGCTACATCACCGCCGTCATCCGCGGCGAAGTCGACTTCAGCGCCATCTCCGACGCCGCCTGGGTAGGCGCCCCCGACTTCCGCGCCCCCGCCTTTGACGTCTCCCTCCTCGGCCTATTCGTGCCCGTCGTGCTCGTGCTCGTCGCTGAAAACGTCGGCCACGTTAAATCCGTTGCCGCGATGACCGGCGAAAACCTCGACGACATCACAGGCCGCGCCCTCTTCGCCGACGGCGTGTCCACCATGCTCGCCGGGTCCGGCGGTGGCTCCGGCACGACGACGTACGCGGAAAACATCGGCGTCATGGCCGCCACCCGCGTCTACTCCACAGCCGCCTATGTGGTAGCCGCCGTGATCGCCCTCGGCCTGTCCATGCTGCCCAAGTTCGGCCAGCTCATCGCCACCATCCCTCAGGGCGTGCTCGGCGGAGCGGCCACCGTTTTGTACGGCATGATCGGCATGCTCGGCGTACGCATCTGGGTACAAAACCGCGTGGACTTCTCCGACCCCGTCAACCTCAACACCGCAGCAGTGGCCATGGTGGTCGCCATCGCAAACTACACGTGGCACTGGGGCGACATGGTCTTCGAAGGCATCGCCCTCGGCTCCTTCGCCGCCATCATCATCTACCACTCGATGCGCGCCATCTCCAACTGGCGTGGCACCTCGATGGAGGCCGCATCGCCGGCGTCGGCGCCCGCGGGGGCCGAGCTCGAACCCGGCGCGCTCAACCGCGAACCGGAAGAGTAG
- a CDS encoding LytR C-terminal domain-containing protein produces MTSNARAEYRKRTQQRQTVIFGSIIAVMAILLVLGVVVWTGLLPFPFNREFSQPPNSDAVVCPAEGAAPQEPASITVTVYNATSQTGLAASVAGSLAATGVVVNDTANWSGTDQSDPVRLYTSADGVSAAYTLRAYFPSATVHIDPNVTSQVVEVVLGAGYSDMVAAPTPEQFAAAMEPIPDCASLDNFAG; encoded by the coding sequence GTGACTTCGAACGCGCGCGCAGAGTATCGGAAGCGCACTCAGCAACGCCAGACGGTTATTTTCGGTTCGATTATTGCCGTGATGGCGATTTTGTTGGTGCTTGGGGTGGTTGTGTGGACGGGGTTGTTGCCGTTCCCGTTTAATCGTGAGTTTTCGCAGCCGCCGAATTCGGATGCTGTTGTGTGTCCGGCGGAGGGGGCGGCGCCGCAGGAGCCGGCATCGATCACGGTGACGGTGTACAATGCGACGTCGCAGACTGGTTTGGCGGCGAGTGTGGCTGGTTCGTTGGCTGCGACGGGCGTCGTCGTGAATGATACGGCGAATTGGTCGGGGACTGATCAGTCGGATCCGGTGCGCCTTTACACGAGTGCTGATGGTGTGAGTGCGGCGTATACGTTGCGCGCGTATTTCCCGAGTGCCACGGTGCATATTGATCCGAATGTGACGTCGCAGGTTGTGGAGGTCGTGTTGGGTGCGGGTTATTCGGATATGGTCGCCGCGCCGACGCCGGAGCAGTTTGCCGCGGCGATGGAGCCGATTCCGGATTGTGCGTCGTTGGATAATTTCGCTGGCTAA
- a CDS encoding HNH endonuclease signature motif containing protein yields the protein MAAAVDMDQLGGEGVAPASGAPGNGTGTAGRSSVASVGDGVSGGAVAKLAHAISIFDELAGRFIESLAGSELLEFSSLLATAESRVSSMRSAVLARVDTTGDWQAAGARTVAEYERQISRTGLSDARRTVKRARALTDDLAPMREDLSAGEISNAHIDAIVQATQAPDLKAQLSDPVDGVEQLRKAAKSMDADRFKKHVKAWSIKHAPTLAERMARKNKKEERLSIVQNGDGWAISGYLDSLNGTIVDTTLTAEMGVPTLKDDRGPLQRRAAALAQICQRVSQGADRAGSSSSPAHIIVHVPFETLVGAEAASELDTQSDFASGEGSEFPDEAQLGAVLAEIRAGINPERFSGLKPATLDDGTPLVPSDLMALICNSRISRQIFTADGLVLDHGHSTRLCTPQQKRAVIGRDRTCQFPGCHHTHMASDVHHAIAWSRGGKTDIDNLVLLCWYHHRLVHWRNITIYRHRDGWSFRDADGWYYTARGRHKGQQPPGREPNTGTIEGEPPGT from the coding sequence ATGGCTGCGGCAGTTGACATGGATCAGCTTGGCGGGGAAGGCGTCGCGCCCGCTTCCGGTGCTCCCGGGAACGGCACTGGTACTGCAGGCAGAAGCAGCGTGGCGAGTGTCGGGGATGGTGTCAGTGGGGGCGCTGTTGCGAAGTTGGCCCATGCCATTTCTATTTTTGACGAGCTAGCGGGCCGGTTCATTGAGTCGCTGGCGGGAAGTGAATTGCTTGAGTTTTCATCCTTGTTGGCTACGGCTGAGTCGAGGGTAAGCAGCATGCGCTCGGCTGTGCTCGCGCGGGTTGACACAACGGGCGATTGGCAGGCGGCGGGAGCTCGCACGGTCGCCGAATATGAGCGGCAAATTTCTCGCACGGGTTTATCTGATGCGCGCCGAACCGTGAAGCGGGCTCGCGCCTTAACCGACGATCTGGCTCCTATGCGTGAGGACTTGAGCGCAGGCGAGATTTCCAACGCTCATATTGATGCAATCGTGCAAGCCACTCAGGCACCCGACTTGAAAGCCCAGCTGTCCGATCCGGTGGACGGAGTTGAACAGCTACGGAAGGCTGCGAAGTCGATGGACGCAGATAGGTTCAAGAAGCACGTGAAGGCTTGGTCGATCAAGCATGCGCCCACACTCGCCGAGCGTATGGCCCGTAAGAATAAGAAGGAAGAGCGGCTTTCGATCGTGCAAAACGGTGACGGCTGGGCTATTTCCGGTTACCTCGACTCGTTGAACGGCACGATCGTTGACACCACGCTCACTGCAGAAATGGGCGTGCCCACGCTGAAGGATGATCGTGGGCCGCTCCAGCGCCGGGCGGCGGCGCTCGCACAAATCTGCCAACGCGTGTCGCAAGGGGCCGATCGTGCGGGATCCAGTAGCAGTCCGGCACACATCATTGTGCATGTGCCGTTTGAAACGCTCGTCGGGGCGGAAGCTGCGAGCGAGCTCGACACCCAGTCAGACTTTGCGTCCGGGGAGGGAAGCGAGTTCCCCGACGAGGCACAGCTTGGCGCGGTGCTCGCCGAAATTCGGGCCGGGATTAATCCCGAAAGGTTCAGCGGGCTCAAGCCCGCGACTCTCGACGATGGCACGCCGCTCGTTCCCAGCGACCTGATGGCGTTAATCTGCAATTCTCGAATTTCACGCCAGATTTTTACAGCCGACGGCCTCGTGCTCGATCACGGGCACTCCACCCGATTATGCACGCCGCAACAAAAGCGGGCAGTGATAGGCAGAGATCGAACATGCCAATTCCCCGGATGTCACCACACTCACATGGCATCCGACGTCCATCACGCCATCGCATGGTCGCGGGGCGGGAAAACGGATATCGACAACCTCGTCCTCCTCTGCTGGTACCACCACCGGCTCGTCCACTGGCGCAACATCACGATCTACCGACACCGCGACGGATGGTCATTCCGGGACGCGGACGGCTGGTACTACACGGCGCGCGGCCGACACAAAGGGCAACAACCGCCCGGTCGGGAACCGAATACAGGCACCATCGAGGGTGAGCCTCCTGGAACGTAG
- a CDS encoding ICP22 family protein translates to MASWRTVHGHIERLDQWLVSDEDVQAFFEEQRILGRGASDGKGGFDFEVAVAGRRRRVATLDEAGTVFRGRSVTELVDVMRESLRKVEVELDGEIAHGPIDLGAVDVSDEELIADPPEADEPADSDNAVGAGDTDGTGDAGDVVGTGDAGELGGSMAEEAEQPEEHKGPEGHEGREGSDEAEWAEVFERESPMLVIVDLPLSEVPSLVAAADVPVAASKLGSALVLTAEKPLLSARKLFPRPSYQIVLSAAEDSPLLYVRRDNQCSTWNWDGEMPVFPWIEPGSEGHDFVVDETGAGAVARRAVADVIDARFADIRCALQASPQTAVRSLVAALNLPEEIVDVLEGRRGLAEIPNSQLFTPGSGGSAFQDRLAFEIAGEGFVEPDLMGAYRKIYLERPWAVAVASAVQTAVAGGMLTAGFNRANAGRPWKLLTALGGWALVGGVARILTTSYAQSLVTQRQSDIETWKMMRNLQDQTAGQEPSAGPGRAED, encoded by the coding sequence ATGGCATCTTGGCGTACGGTGCACGGACACATTGAGCGGTTGGACCAGTGGCTGGTCAGCGACGAGGACGTTCAGGCGTTTTTTGAAGAGCAGCGGATTTTGGGGCGCGGCGCGAGTGACGGCAAGGGCGGTTTCGACTTTGAGGTCGCCGTGGCGGGGCGACGACGCCGGGTGGCCACGCTCGATGAGGCGGGCACCGTGTTCCGGGGCCGCTCGGTCACGGAGCTTGTGGACGTGATGCGGGAGAGCCTGCGCAAGGTTGAGGTCGAGCTGGATGGCGAGATCGCGCACGGGCCAATTGATTTGGGCGCGGTGGACGTGTCGGACGAAGAGTTGATTGCCGATCCGCCCGAGGCTGACGAGCCGGCCGATTCGGATAACGCCGTCGGCGCCGGCGATACAGATGGCACCGGTGACGCGGGTGACGTCGTCGGAACCGGCGATGCAGGCGAGTTGGGCGGATCCATGGCCGAGGAGGCCGAGCAGCCCGAAGAGCACAAAGGGCCCGAAGGACACGAGGGTCGCGAGGGGTCCGACGAGGCCGAGTGGGCCGAAGTGTTTGAGCGGGAGAGCCCGATGCTCGTCATCGTCGATCTGCCGCTGTCCGAGGTGCCGAGCTTGGTGGCGGCGGCGGACGTGCCGGTGGCGGCCTCGAAGTTGGGGTCGGCGTTGGTGTTGACGGCGGAGAAGCCGTTGTTGTCGGCCCGTAAGTTGTTTCCGCGCCCGTCGTATCAGATCGTGTTGTCGGCGGCCGAGGATTCGCCGCTGTTGTATGTGCGCCGGGATAATCAGTGCAGCACGTGGAACTGGGATGGCGAGATGCCGGTGTTCCCGTGGATCGAGCCGGGAAGCGAGGGGCACGATTTCGTGGTTGATGAGACGGGGGCGGGCGCGGTGGCGCGCCGTGCTGTTGCCGACGTGATCGACGCCCGGTTTGCCGATATTCGGTGTGCGTTGCAGGCGTCGCCGCAGACGGCCGTACGGTCGCTCGTGGCGGCGTTGAATTTGCCGGAGGAGATCGTGGACGTGCTCGAGGGACGGCGCGGGCTCGCCGAGATTCCGAACTCGCAGCTCTTCACGCCGGGCAGTGGAGGTTCAGCGTTTCAGGATCGGCTCGCGTTTGAGATTGCGGGCGAGGGTTTCGTCGAGCCGGATCTTATGGGAGCGTATCGGAAGATTTATTTGGAGAGGCCGTGGGCGGTGGCGGTAGCGTCGGCGGTCCAGACGGCCGTGGCGGGCGGCATGCTAACCGCCGGGTTTAATCGCGCGAACGCGGGCCGGCCATGGAAGCTGCTCACCGCGCTCGGCGGGTGGGCGCTCGTGGGAGGGGTGGCTCGTATTTTGACGACGTCGTACGCCCAATCGCTCGTCACCCAGCGGCAGAGCGACATTGAAACGTGGAAGATGATGAGGAATCTGCAGGACCAGACGGCCGGGCAAGAACCATCGGCGGGCCCGGGCCGTGCGGAGGATTAG
- the rlmB gene encoding 23S rRNA (guanosine(2251)-2'-O)-methyltransferase RlmB — MANHRGRPGAVRKHARKGSTKGSGGHNRRRLEGRGPTPKAEDRTYHPAHKRKLEREAAERRAAGPKLRASLRQPEGFELVCGRNAVYEAVRSGIPYERVFMVAAMSNDERVAEVARAAMADGTPLVEVSRGELDKMTDGQVHQGIAIEVPPHRYVRLEDIVVGDRPGLIVALDSVTDPHNLGAIMRSAAAFRADGVLITERRSASVNATVWKVSAGAAARLPVARETNFVRSLKELQKLGYFVVGLAGDADVDLGAADLADVPLVIVTGSEGAGLSRLVRETCDVVVSIPIDSAMESLNASVATAIVLYHVDRERAAARA, encoded by the coding sequence TTGGCTAATCATCGAGGGCGTCCGGGGGCGGTGCGCAAACATGCGCGTAAGGGCTCGACGAAGGGTTCGGGCGGACATAACCGCCGCCGGCTTGAGGGGCGTGGGCCGACGCCGAAGGCCGAGGATCGCACGTATCATCCGGCGCATAAGCGCAAGTTGGAGCGGGAGGCGGCTGAGCGGCGGGCGGCTGGGCCGAAGCTGCGGGCGAGTTTGCGCCAGCCGGAGGGCTTCGAGCTGGTTTGTGGCCGTAACGCCGTGTATGAGGCGGTGCGGTCGGGCATTCCGTATGAGCGGGTGTTCATGGTGGCGGCGATGTCGAATGACGAGCGGGTGGCCGAGGTAGCGCGGGCTGCGATGGCCGACGGCACGCCGCTCGTGGAGGTGTCGCGCGGTGAGCTCGACAAGATGACGGACGGCCAGGTCCACCAAGGCATCGCGATCGAGGTGCCGCCGCATCGTTACGTTCGCTTGGAAGACATCGTGGTCGGCGACCGGCCGGGCCTCATCGTCGCGCTCGACTCGGTGACCGACCCGCATAATCTCGGGGCGATCATGCGCTCGGCGGCCGCGTTCCGGGCCGACGGGGTGCTCATCACGGAGCGCCGGTCGGCGTCGGTGAATGCGACGGTGTGGAAGGTGTCGGCGGGTGCGGCGGCTCGGCTGCCCGTCGCCCGCGAGACGAACTTCGTGCGTTCGCTCAAGGAGCTGCAAAAGCTCGGCTACTTCGTGGTCGGCCTGGCGGGGGATGCCGACGTCGATCTGGGCGCGGCCGACCTGGCCGACGTGCCGCTTGTTATCGTTACCGGTTCGGAGGGCGCCGGCCTGTCGCGCCTGGTACGCGAGACGTGTGACGTCGTCGTGTCGATTCCGATCGATAGTGCGATGGAGTCGTTGAACGCGTCGGTGGCGACGGCGATCGTGCTCTACCACGTCGACAGGGAGCGCGCGGCGGCCCGGGCATAG
- the cysS gene encoding cysteine--tRNA ligase yields MKIFDSKSKSLREFEPLEAGKVGIYLCGATVQGSPHIGHMRSALAFDVLIRWLRRSGYDVTFVRNVTDIDDKILAKSAEAGRPWWALAYRYEKEFTAAYRALGVVDPTYEPRATGHVPEMIEMIERLIERGHAYVGEPGNVYFDVASLPDYGSLTNQSLDDLTADDAAPDKRSPHDFALWKAAKPGEPDTAAWNTPWGRGRPGWHLECSAMAGKYLGEEFDIHAGGIDLRFPHHENEQAQSHGAGYGFANYWMHNAWVTIEGEKMSKSLGNSLTVANILAEHPAVIVRLALGTVHYRSTVAYSESTLTEAEAIWERLAGFVERAVQTVGEVPLDEVAALTKGELPAEFVAAMDDDLNVPAALAVIHEHVTQGNNALADSDHVAVREEQLLVRAMLDVLGLDPLAEPWRTHVGGSALSDALDALVSGLLEERQEARAAKDWARADALRDSLAEAGIVVEDSAEGARWKVGGELG; encoded by the coding sequence GTGAAAATTTTTGATTCGAAGTCCAAGTCCCTTCGCGAATTCGAACCGTTGGAGGCCGGTAAGGTCGGCATCTACCTGTGCGGTGCCACCGTGCAAGGCTCCCCGCACATCGGGCACATGCGCTCCGCGCTCGCCTTCGACGTGCTCATTCGCTGGCTGCGCCGCTCCGGCTACGACGTCACCTTCGTCCGCAACGTGACCGATATTGACGACAAGATCCTCGCCAAGTCGGCCGAAGCGGGCCGGCCTTGGTGGGCGTTGGCCTACCGTTACGAAAAAGAATTCACGGCCGCATACCGGGCGCTCGGCGTCGTCGACCCTACCTACGAGCCGCGGGCCACCGGACACGTACCCGAAATGATCGAGATGATCGAGCGGCTCATCGAGCGCGGGCACGCCTACGTGGGCGAACCGGGGAACGTGTATTTCGACGTCGCCTCGTTGCCTGACTACGGGTCGCTGACCAACCAGTCGCTCGACGATCTCACCGCCGACGACGCCGCCCCCGACAAGCGCAGCCCGCACGACTTCGCCCTGTGGAAGGCCGCCAAGCCGGGCGAACCGGACACCGCGGCGTGGAACACTCCGTGGGGGCGCGGCCGGCCGGGCTGGCACCTCGAATGCTCGGCGATGGCAGGCAAATATTTGGGTGAAGAGTTCGACATCCACGCCGGCGGGATCGACCTGCGTTTCCCGCACCACGAAAACGAGCAGGCCCAGTCGCACGGCGCCGGCTACGGGTTCGCGAACTATTGGATGCACAACGCGTGGGTGACCATTGAGGGCGAAAAGATGAGCAAGTCGCTCGGCAATTCGCTGACGGTGGCCAACATTCTGGCCGAACACCCGGCGGTGATCGTGCGGCTCGCGCTCGGCACGGTTCATTACCGTTCGACTGTCGCCTATTCGGAGTCGACGTTGACCGAGGCGGAGGCGATTTGGGAACGCCTCGCTGGCTTCGTGGAGCGTGCCGTGCAAACCGTGGGCGAGGTGCCGCTTGACGAGGTGGCGGCCCTGACGAAGGGTGAGCTGCCGGCCGAGTTCGTGGCCGCGATGGACGATGACCTCAACGTGCCGGCCGCGCTCGCCGTCATTCACGAGCACGTCACCCAGGGCAACAATGCGCTCGCTGACTCCGATCACGTGGCGGTGCGCGAGGAACAGTTGTTGGTGCGCGCGATGCTCGACGTGCTCGGGCTTGACCCGCTGGCGGAGCCGTGGCGCACGCATGTCGGTGGCTCCGCTCTAAGCGACGCGCTCGATGCGCTGGTGTCTGGGCTGCTCGAGGAACGCCAGGAGGCGCGGGCGGCGAAGGATTGGGCGCGGGCGGACGCGTTGCGCGATTCGCTTGCCGAGGCTGGGATTGTCGTGGAAGATTCGGCTGAGGGTGCCCGGTGGAAGGTGGGTGGCGAGCTTGGCTAA